Proteins from one Actinobacillus delphinicola genomic window:
- the rplL gene encoding 50S ribosomal protein L7/L12 translates to MSLTNEQIIEAIASKSVTDIVELIAAMEEKFGVSAAAAAVAVAGPAEAAEEKTEFDVILAEAGANKVAVIKAVRGATGLGLKEAKDLVESAPATLKEGISKAEAEELQKALEEAGAKVEIK, encoded by the coding sequence ATGTCTTTAACTAACGAACAAATCATTGAAGCAATCGCTTCTAAATCTGTTACTGATATCGTTGAATTAATCGCAGCGATGGAAGAAAAATTTGGTGTTTCAGCAGCTGCAGCAGCAGTAGCTGTAGCAGGTCCAGCTGAAGCAGCTGAAGAAAAAACTGAATTCGACGTTATCTTAGCTGAAGCTGGTGCTAACAAAGTTGCTGTAATCAAAGCAGTACGTGGTGCAACTGGTTTAGGCTTAAAAGAAGCTAAAGATTTAGTTGAATCTGCTCCAGCAACCTTAAAAGAAGGTATCTCTAAAGCTGAAGCTGAAGAATTACAAAAAGCATTAGAAGAAGCTGGTGCTAAAGTAGAAATCAAATAA
- the nusG gene encoding transcription termination/antitermination protein NusG — protein MTEENKTNKQRWYVLQAFSGYEGRVAATLREYIKQHEMEDLFSEVLVPTEEVVENVGGKRRKSERKFFPGYVLVKMEMNDYTWQLVRSVPRVMGFIGGTPDKPAPISNREADLILNRLEQNADKPKPRTMFQPGEDIRVTEGPFADFNGTVEEIDYEKGRLKVSVSIFGRATPVELEFSQVEKN, from the coding sequence ATGACAGAAGAAAATAAAACAAATAAGCAACGTTGGTACGTTTTACAAGCTTTTTCAGGCTATGAAGGACGTGTAGCAGCAACTTTACGTGAATATATCAAACAACATGAAATGGAAGATCTTTTCAGTGAAGTGCTTGTTCCGACAGAGGAAGTTGTAGAAAACGTTGGTGGGAAACGTCGTAAAAGCGAACGCAAATTTTTCCCAGGTTATGTATTAGTGAAAATGGAAATGAATGATTACACTTGGCAACTTGTTCGTAGCGTGCCACGTGTGATGGGCTTTATCGGTGGGACACCAGATAAACCTGCTCCAATCAGTAATCGTGAAGCGGATTTAATTTTAAACCGTTTAGAACAAAATGCTGATAAACCGAAACCACGTACTATGTTCCAACCAGGTGAAGATATCCGTGTAACCGAAGGACCATTTGCAGACTTTAACGGAACAGTTGAAGAGATCGATTACGAAAAAGGTCGCTTAAAAGTATCTGTTTCTATCTTTGGTCGTGCGACACCAGTTGAATTAGAATTTTCACAAGTAGAAAAAAATTAA
- the rpoC gene encoding DNA-directed RNA polymerase subunit beta' has translation MKDLAKLLKTQSKTSEDFDVIKIGLASPDMIRSWSYGEVKKPETINYRTFKPERDGLFCARIFGPVKDYECLCGKYKRLKHRGVICEKCGVEVTQSKVRRERMGHIELASPVAHIWFLKSLPSRIGLLLDMPLRDIERVLYFESFIVTEPGMTDLEKGQLLTEEQYLEAEERFGDEFEAKMGAEAIQDLLRAMDLEHECEVLREELQETNSETKRKKITKRLKLIESFIQSGNKPEWMVLTVLPVLPPDLRPLVPLDGGRFATSDLNDLYRRVINRNNRLKRLLDLIAPDIIVRNEKRMLQESVDALLDNGRRGRAITGSNRRPLKSLADMIKGKQGRFRQNLLGKRVDYSGRSVITVGPFLRLHQCGLPKKMALELFRPFIYAKLESRGYATTIKAAKKMVEREDAIVWDILAEVIREHPILLNRAPTLHRLGIQAFEPILIEGKAIRLHPLVCAAFNADFDGDQMAVHVPLTLEAQLEARALMMSTNNILSPANGEPIIVPSQDVVLGLYYMTREKVNAKGEGMVLQDPREAEKAYATGKAELHARVKVRITEWVKNVAGEYEPHTHLVDTTVGRAILWMIAPKGMPFSLFNQPLNKKGISRLINSSYRLLGLKESVMFADHIMYTGFAYAARSGSSVGVDDMVIPAKKYEIIAEAEAEVAEIQEQFQSGLVTAGERYNKVIDIWSTANERVGKAMMENLSTEEVMNREGKLEKQASFNSIFMMADSGARGSATQIRQLAGMRGLMARPDGSIIETPITANFREGLNVLQYFISTHGARKGLADTALKTANSGYLTRRLVDVAQDLVIIEDDCGTHEGIVMMPLIEGGDVKEALRDRVLGRVVAEDVLKPGTDEVLIPRNTLVDEKLCDVIDANSVDSIKVRSVVTCETDFGVCAKCYGRDLARGHLINQGEAVGVIAAQSIGEPGTQLTMRTFHIGGAASAAAKESSVQVKNTGTLRLTGAKFVTNKEGKLVLTSRNTELTVVDTFGRTKEHYKLPYGAILSKGDAAEVEAGEIVANWDPHTMPVISEVSGFVKFEDIVDGLTVTRQTDELTGLSSIVVQDVGERTTAGKDLRPAIKLVDAQGNDIFIPGTEVVAQYFLPGKAIVNLDDGAEISIGESLARIPQESVGTKDITGGLPRVADLFEARKPKEPAILAEISGIVSFGKETKGKRRLLITPAEGETYEEMIPKWRQLNVFEGEMVEKGDLISDGPEMPHDILRLRGVHAVTEYIVNEVQEVYRLQGVKINDKHIEVIVRQMLRKCVITNAYDSEFLEGAQEEVARVKIVNRQRIAEGKPPVEFQRELLGITKASLATESFISAASFQETTRVLTEAAVAGKRDELRGLKENVIVGRLIPAGTGFAYHKNKRLDREAVNAEIDAAIMENPVVEEAEIISPADEATADLAKMLNMAD, from the coding sequence GTGAAAGACTTAGCAAAGCTTTTAAAAACACAATCAAAAACTAGCGAAGATTTTGATGTGATTAAAATTGGTTTAGCGTCACCAGATATGATCCGTTCTTGGTCATACGGTGAAGTGAAAAAACCTGAAACCATTAACTACCGTACTTTCAAACCAGAACGTGATGGTCTTTTCTGTGCCCGTATCTTCGGACCTGTAAAAGATTACGAATGTTTATGTGGTAAATATAAACGTTTAAAACACCGTGGCGTAATCTGTGAAAAATGTGGTGTTGAAGTAACTCAATCTAAAGTACGTCGTGAACGTATGGGGCATATTGAACTTGCTTCTCCAGTAGCACACATTTGGTTTTTAAAATCTCTACCATCTCGTATCGGTTTATTACTTGATATGCCATTACGTGATATTGAACGTGTTTTATATTTTGAATCTTTCATTGTCACTGAACCTGGCATGACTGACTTAGAAAAAGGTCAGCTTCTTACTGAAGAACAATATCTTGAAGCAGAAGAACGTTTTGGCGACGAATTCGAAGCGAAAATGGGTGCGGAAGCAATCCAAGATTTGTTACGTGCGATGGATTTAGAGCATGAATGTGAAGTTTTACGTGAAGAATTACAAGAAACTAACTCAGAAACTAAACGTAAAAAAATCACTAAACGCTTAAAACTTATTGAATCTTTCATTCAATCTGGCAACAAACCAGAATGGATGGTATTAACTGTACTTCCAGTATTACCACCAGATCTTCGCCCATTAGTACCACTTGATGGTGGTCGTTTTGCGACATCTGACTTGAATGATTTATATCGCCGCGTAATTAACCGTAATAACCGTTTAAAACGTTTATTAGACCTTATCGCACCAGATATCATCGTACGTAATGAAAAACGTATGTTACAAGAATCTGTAGATGCGTTATTAGATAATGGTCGTCGTGGTCGTGCGATCACTGGCTCTAACCGCCGTCCATTAAAATCTTTGGCTGATATGATCAAAGGTAAACAAGGTCGTTTCCGTCAAAACTTATTAGGTAAACGTGTTGACTACTCTGGTCGTTCTGTAATTACAGTAGGTCCATTCTTACGTCTTCACCAATGTGGTTTACCGAAAAAAATGGCATTGGAATTATTCCGTCCATTCATCTATGCGAAATTAGAAAGCCGTGGCTACGCAACTACAATTAAAGCTGCGAAGAAAATGGTTGAACGTGAAGATGCAATCGTATGGGATATCTTAGCGGAAGTTATTCGCGAACATCCAATCCTCCTTAACCGTGCGCCGACACTTCACCGTCTTGGTATTCAAGCATTTGAACCAATTCTAATTGAAGGTAAAGCAATCCGTTTACACCCACTCGTTTGTGCGGCATTCAATGCGGACTTCGATGGTGACCAAATGGCGGTTCACGTACCTTTAACATTAGAAGCACAACTTGAAGCACGTGCGTTAATGATGTCTACAAACAACATCTTATCGCCTGCGAATGGTGAGCCAATCATCGTTCCTTCACAAGACGTGGTATTAGGTCTTTACTACATGACCCGTGAAAAAGTGAATGCGAAAGGTGAAGGCATGGTATTGCAAGATCCTCGTGAAGCAGAAAAAGCTTACGCAACAGGTAAAGCAGAATTACACGCACGCGTTAAAGTACGTATTACTGAATGGGTGAAAAATGTTGCAGGTGAGTATGAACCTCATACACACCTTGTAGATACGACTGTTGGTCGTGCAATCCTTTGGATGATCGCACCAAAAGGTATGCCATTCAGCTTGTTTAACCAACCGTTAAACAAAAAAGGTATTTCTCGCTTAATTAACAGCAGCTACCGTCTACTTGGCTTAAAAGAAAGTGTAATGTTTGCTGACCATATCATGTATACCGGTTTTGCATACGCAGCACGTTCTGGTTCTTCTGTTGGTGTTGACGATATGGTTATCCCAGCGAAGAAATATGAAATTATTGCAGAAGCAGAAGCAGAAGTTGCTGAAATTCAAGAACAATTCCAATCAGGTCTTGTAACAGCAGGCGAACGCTATAATAAAGTAATCGATATTTGGTCTACTGCGAATGAGCGCGTAGGTAAAGCGATGATGGAAAACCTTTCTACGGAAGAAGTAATGAACCGTGAAGGTAAACTTGAAAAACAAGCATCATTCAACAGCATCTTTATGATGGCAGACTCAGGGGCTCGTGGTAGTGCGACTCAGATTCGTCAGCTTGCTGGTATGCGTGGTTTGATGGCTCGTCCAGATGGTTCGATCATCGAAACTCCGATTACAGCGAACTTCCGTGAAGGTCTAAACGTATTACAGTACTTTATTTCAACCCACGGTGCGCGTAAAGGTTTGGCGGATACAGCGTTAAAAACAGCGAACTCAGGTTACTTAACTCGTCGTTTAGTAGACGTAGCACAAGACTTAGTTATCATTGAAGATGACTGTGGTACCCACGAAGGTATCGTAATGATGCCATTAATCGAAGGTGGTGACGTTAAAGAAGCATTACGTGATCGTGTTCTCGGTCGTGTGGTTGCAGAAGACGTATTAAAACCAGGTACAGACGAAGTATTAATTCCACGTAATACACTTGTGGATGAAAAACTTTGTGATGTTATCGATGCAAACTCTGTAGATAGTATCAAAGTACGTTCTGTTGTAACGTGTGAAACTGACTTCGGTGTATGTGCGAAATGTTACGGTCGTGACTTAGCACGTGGTCACTTAATTAACCAAGGTGAAGCGGTTGGTGTTATCGCAGCACAATCAATCGGTGAACCAGGTACACAGTTAACCATGCGTACGTTCCACATCGGTGGTGCGGCATCTGCAGCAGCAAAAGAATCTAGCGTACAAGTTAAAAATACCGGTACTTTACGTCTAACTGGTGCGAAATTCGTAACCAATAAAGAAGGTAAACTCGTTCTTACCTCACGTAATACAGAATTAACCGTAGTTGATACTTTTGGTCGTACAAAAGAACACTATAAACTTCCATACGGTGCTATCTTAAGTAAAGGTGACGCTGCGGAAGTTGAAGCAGGTGAAATCGTAGCAAACTGGGATCCGCATACAATGCCGGTTATCTCTGAAGTGAGCGGTTTCGTGAAATTTGAAGACATCGTGGATGGTTTAACTGTAACTCGTCAAACTGATGAATTAACAGGTTTATCTTCTATCGTTGTTCAAGATGTCGGTGAACGTACAACTGCAGGTAAAGATTTACGTCCAGCAATTAAACTTGTTGACGCTCAAGGTAATGATATCTTTATCCCAGGTACGGAAGTTGTTGCACAATACTTCTTACCAGGTAAAGCAATCGTGAACTTAGACGATGGTGCAGAAATTTCAATCGGTGAATCTTTAGCACGTATTCCACAAGAATCTGTGGGTACTAAAGATATTACCGGGGGTCTTCCACGCGTTGCTGACTTATTTGAAGCTCGTAAACCGAAAGAACCTGCAATTCTTGCTGAAATCTCTGGTATCGTATCATTTGGTAAAGAAACCAAAGGCAAACGTCGTTTATTGATTACACCAGCAGAAGGTGAAACTTACGAAGAAATGATTCCGAAATGGCGTCAATTGAACGTATTTGAAGGTGAAATGGTAGAAAAAGGTGACTTAATCTCTGATGGTCCTGAAATGCCACACGATATTCTTCGCTTACGTGGTGTTCACGCTGTGACAGAATATATCGTTAATGAAGTACAAGAAGTTTACCGCTTACAAGGGGTAAAAATTAACGATAAACACATCGAAGTAATCGTTCGCCAAATGTTACGTAAATGTGTGATCACTAACGCATACGATTCTGAATTCCTTGAAGGTGCACAAGAAGAAGTTGCGCGCGTTAAAATTGTTAACCGTCAACGTATTGCAGAAGGTAAACCACCAGTTGAATTCCAACGTGAATTACTTGGTATTACCAAAGCATCACTTGCGACAGAATCCTTTATTTCTGCAGCATCATTCCAAGAAACCACTCGCGTTCTTACAGAAGCAGCGGTTGCGGGTAAACGTGATGAATTACGCGGTCTTAAAGAAAACGTTATCGTGGGTCGTTTAATTCCAGCAGGTACTGGTTTTGCGTATCACAAAAATAAACGTTTAGATCGTGAAGCAGTGAATGCAGAAATCGATGCAGCTATCATGGAAAATCCAGTGGTAGAAGAAGCTGAAATTATCAGCCCTGCGGATGAAGCAACTGCGGATCTCGCAAAAATGCTAAACATGGCAGACTAA
- the rplA gene encoding 50S ribosomal protein L1, whose translation MAKLTKRMKAIKAGVDTTKAYEIKEAVALLKQFATPKFVESVDVAVNLGIDPRKSDQNVRGATVLPNGTGREVRVAVFTQGANAEAAKEAGADLVGMEDLAELVKKGEMNFDVVIASPDAMRVVGQLGQILGPRGLMPNPKVGTVTPNVADAVKNAKSGQVRYRNDKNGIVHTTIGKANFTEEQLKENLQALMAALNKAKPSTAKGIFIKKVSLSTTQGAGVEIDLASL comes from the coding sequence ATGGCTAAACTTACTAAACGTATGAAAGCAATCAAAGCTGGTGTTGATACAACTAAAGCTTATGAAATCAAAGAAGCAGTAGCTTTATTAAAACAATTCGCAACACCTAAATTCGTTGAAAGTGTTGACGTTGCTGTTAACTTAGGTATCGATCCTCGTAAATCAGACCAAAACGTACGTGGTGCAACTGTACTACCAAACGGAACTGGTCGTGAAGTACGTGTAGCTGTATTCACTCAAGGTGCTAACGCTGAAGCTGCTAAAGAAGCTGGTGCTGATTTAGTTGGTATGGAAGATTTAGCTGAATTAGTGAAAAAAGGTGAAATGAACTTTGACGTTGTTATCGCATCTCCAGATGCAATGCGCGTTGTTGGTCAATTAGGTCAAATCCTTGGTCCACGTGGTTTAATGCCAAACCCTAAAGTAGGTACCGTTACTCCAAACGTTGCTGACGCAGTTAAAAATGCAAAATCTGGCCAGGTTCGTTACCGTAACGACAAAAATGGTATTGTTCACACAACCATCGGTAAAGCTAACTTCACTGAAGAACAGTTAAAAGAAAACTTACAAGCTTTAATGGCTGCATTAAACAAAGCAAAACCATCTACAGCAAAAGGTATTTTCATCAAGAAAGTTAGCCTTTCAACCACTCAAGGTGCTGGTGTAGAAATCGATTTAGCTTCTCTATAA
- the rplK gene encoding 50S ribosomal protein L11, with amino-acid sequence MAKKVQAYVKLQVAAGMANPSPPVGPALGQQGVNIMEFCKAFNARTAEMEKGLPIPVVITVYADRSFTFITKTPPAAVLLKKAAGIKSGSGKPNKDKVGKVTKAQVQEIAELKAADMTGATIETKMKSIEGTARSMGLVVEE; translated from the coding sequence ATGGCTAAAAAAGTCCAAGCCTATGTTAAGTTGCAAGTTGCAGCTGGTATGGCTAACCCGTCACCACCTGTAGGTCCAGCTCTTGGTCAACAAGGTGTGAACATCATGGAATTCTGTAAAGCATTCAATGCACGTACTGCAGAAATGGAAAAAGGTTTACCAATTCCTGTAGTTATTACAGTTTACGCTGACCGTTCATTCACTTTCATTACCAAAACTCCTCCAGCAGCAGTATTATTGAAAAAAGCAGCTGGTATCAAATCTGGTTCTGGTAAACCAAACAAAGATAAAGTTGGTAAAGTGACTAAAGCACAAGTACAAGAAATCGCTGAATTAAAAGCAGCTGATATGACTGGTGCAACTATCGAAACTAAAATGAAATCTATTGAAGGTACTGCACGTTCAATGGGTTTGGTCGTGGAGGAATAA
- the rpoB gene encoding DNA-directed RNA polymerase subunit beta — translation MVYSYTEKKRIRKNFGKRPQVLHVPYLLTIQIDSFEKFIRRDPEGQQGLEAAFRSVFPIVSNNGYTELQYVSYQLGQPVFDVRECQIRGTTYSAPLRVKLRLVSYDRDAAPGTIKDIKEQEVYMGEIPLMTDNGTFVINGTERVVVSQLHRSPGVFFDSDRGKTHSSGKILFNARIIPYRGSWLDFEFDPKDNLFARIDRRRKLPATIILRALGYTTEEILNLFFDKVEFTIDNNKLLMTLVPERLRGETASFDIEANGKVYVERGRRITARHIKALAKDNVNQVVVPTEYIVGKVAAKEYLDLETGEIICGANEELTLEILAKLSQAGYKTIETLFTNDLDAGAYISETLRIDPSYDRLSALVEIYRMMRPGEPPTKEAAEGLFENMFFSPDRYDLSAVGRMKFNRSLGIDDSEGSGVLSKDDIVRVMKKLIAIRNGNGEVDDIDHLGNRRIRSVGEMAENQFRIGLVRVERAVKERLSLGDLDSLTPQDLINAKPISAAVKEFFGSSQLSQFMDQNNPLSEVTHKRRISALGPGGLTRERAGFEVRDVHATHYGRLCPIETPEGPNIGLINSLSVYARTNDYGFLETPYRKVVNGQVTEEIEYLSAIEEGKYVIAQANSNLDDDFRFTDAFVTARGEKGESGLFRPDEVQYMDVSTQQVVSVAAALIPFLEHDDANRALMGANMQRQAVPTLRADKPLVGTGMEKPVALDSGVAVTAKRGGTIQYVDASRIVVKVNEDETIAGEAGIDIYNLIKYTRSNQNTCINQIPCVKLGEPVGRGEILADGPSTDLGELALGQNMRVAFMPWNGYNFEDSILVSERVVQEDRFTTIHIQELSCVARDTKLGAEEITADIPNVSEAALSKLDESGIVYIGAEVKGGDILVGKVTPKGETQLTPEEKLLRAIFGEKASDVKDSSLRVPNSVSGTVIDVQVFTRDGVEKDKRALEIEEMQLKEAKKDLMEELEILEAGLFARVRNLLVSSGMDEATLDRMTREQWLDQSLSDEEKQTQLEQLADQYEELRKEFEQKLEVQRGKIIQGDDLAPGVLKVVKVYLAVKRRIQPGDKMAGRHGNKGVISKINPIEDMPYDENGQPVDIVLNPLGVPSRMNIGQILETHLGLAAKGIGDKINAMLKQKQSVEKLREYMQKAYDLGEGEQKVDLNTFTDEEVMRLAENLRKGLPIATPVFDGADEKEIKGLLELGDLPTSGQITLFDGRTGEKFERPVTVGYMYMLKLNHLVDDKMHARSTGSYSLVTQQPLGGKAQFGGQRFGEMEVWALEAYGAAYTLQEMLTVKSDDVNGRTKMYKNIVAGNQQMDPGTPESFNVIMKEIRSLGINIDLDEE, via the coding sequence ATGGTTTACTCATATACCGAAAAAAAACGTATTCGTAAGAACTTTGGAAAACGTCCACAAGTTTTACACGTCCCTTATTTATTAACAATTCAAATTGATTCTTTTGAAAAATTTATTCGCAGAGATCCTGAAGGACAACAAGGACTAGAAGCAGCATTCCGCTCTGTATTCCCGATTGTGAGTAATAATGGCTATACAGAATTACAATATGTTAGCTATCAGTTAGGTCAACCTGTTTTTGATGTTCGTGAATGTCAAATTCGTGGAACTACCTATTCTGCACCTTTACGCGTTAAATTACGTCTAGTGAGCTATGATCGTGATGCAGCTCCAGGTACTATTAAAGATATTAAAGAACAAGAAGTGTACATGGGCGAAATTCCATTAATGACTGATAACGGAACCTTCGTTATTAATGGTACAGAACGTGTTGTAGTATCACAATTACACCGTAGTCCAGGTGTATTCTTTGATAGTGATCGTGGTAAAACTCACTCATCAGGTAAAATTTTATTTAACGCACGTATTATTCCTTACCGTGGTTCATGGTTAGACTTTGAATTCGATCCAAAAGATAATCTTTTTGCTCGTATTGACCGTCGTCGTAAATTACCTGCAACCATTATTTTACGTGCTTTAGGCTACACTACTGAAGAAATTTTAAACTTATTCTTCGACAAAGTAGAATTTACCATTGATAACAATAAATTATTAATGACTTTAGTACCTGAAAGATTACGTGGTGAAACTGCATCTTTCGATATTGAAGCCAATGGTAAAGTTTATGTTGAACGTGGTCGCCGTATTACAGCTCGCCATATCAAAGCATTAGCAAAAGATAATGTAAATCAAGTTGTTGTACCAACTGAATATATCGTTGGTAAAGTTGCAGCGAAAGAATACTTAGATCTTGAAACTGGCGAAATTATTTGTGGTGCAAATGAAGAGTTAACCCTAGAAATCTTGGCGAAACTTTCACAAGCTGGCTACAAAACAATTGAAACATTATTTACAAATGATCTTGATGCAGGTGCGTATATTTCTGAAACTTTACGTATCGACCCATCTTATGATCGTTTAAGCGCATTAGTAGAAATCTACCGTATGATGCGTCCTGGTGAACCGCCTACAAAAGAAGCGGCTGAAGGCTTATTCGAAAATATGTTCTTCTCACCAGATCGTTATGACTTATCTGCAGTAGGTCGCATGAAATTTAACCGTTCTTTAGGGATCGATGATTCTGAAGGAAGCGGTGTATTAAGCAAAGACGATATCGTTCGTGTAATGAAAAAACTCATTGCAATCCGTAACGGTAACGGTGAAGTGGATGATATCGACCACTTAGGTAACCGTCGTATTCGTTCTGTTGGTGAAATGGCAGAAAACCAATTCCGTATTGGTTTAGTACGTGTTGAACGTGCAGTGAAAGAACGTTTATCTTTAGGTGATCTTGATTCATTAACTCCACAAGATCTTATCAATGCGAAACCAATTTCTGCTGCGGTTAAAGAATTCTTTGGTTCTTCACAACTTTCACAATTCATGGACCAAAATAACCCACTTTCAGAAGTGACACACAAACGTCGTATTTCTGCATTGGGTCCAGGTGGTTTAACTCGTGAACGTGCAGGTTTCGAAGTTCGAGACGTTCACGCAACTCACTATGGTCGTTTATGTCCAATCGAAACCCCTGAAGGTCCAAACATCGGTTTGATCAACTCACTTTCTGTGTACGCTCGTACAAATGACTACGGTTTCTTAGAAACTCCGTATCGTAAAGTAGTGAATGGTCAAGTAACTGAAGAAATCGAATATTTATCTGCTATCGAAGAAGGTAAATACGTTATCGCACAGGCGAACTCAAACTTAGATGATGACTTCCGTTTCACTGATGCTTTCGTAACAGCACGTGGTGAAAAAGGTGAATCTGGTTTATTCCGCCCTGATGAAGTTCAATATATGGACGTTTCAACTCAACAAGTTGTATCTGTAGCGGCAGCGTTAATTCCGTTCTTGGAACACGACGATGCGAACCGTGCCTTGATGGGTGCGAACATGCAACGCCAAGCAGTACCTACTTTACGTGCAGACAAACCACTTGTTGGTACTGGTATGGAAAAACCAGTAGCACTTGACTCTGGCGTAGCGGTTACAGCAAAACGTGGCGGTACAATTCAATATGTTGATGCATCACGTATCGTGGTGAAAGTAAACGAAGATGAAACCATCGCAGGAGAAGCGGGTATTGATATTTATAACTTAATCAAATATACCCGTTCTAACCAAAACACCTGTATTAACCAAATTCCTTGTGTGAAATTAGGCGAACCTGTTGGTCGTGGCGAAATCTTAGCAGATGGTCCATCAACCGACTTAGGTGAACTTGCACTTGGTCAAAACATGCGTGTAGCGTTCATGCCATGGAATGGTTATAACTTCGAAGACTCGATCTTAGTATCTGAACGTGTTGTTCAAGAAGATCGTTTCACAACAATCCACATCCAAGAATTATCTTGTGTGGCGCGTGATACTAAATTAGGCGCTGAAGAAATTACTGCGGATATTCCAAACGTAAGCGAAGCTGCATTAAGTAAACTTGATGAATCAGGTATCGTTTACATCGGTGCGGAAGTAAAAGGTGGTGATATTCTTGTGGGTAAAGTGACACCTAAAGGTGAAACTCAATTAACCCCAGAAGAAAAACTTCTTCGTGCAATCTTCGGTGAAAAAGCATCTGACGTTAAAGATTCTTCTTTACGTGTTCCAAACAGCGTGTCTGGTACCGTAATTGACGTTCAAGTATTTACTCGCGATGGCGTTGAAAAAGATAAACGTGCACTTGAAATTGAAGAAATGCAATTAAAAGAAGCGAAAAAAGACTTAATGGAAGAGTTAGAAATTCTTGAAGCTGGTCTTTTCGCACGTGTGCGCAATCTTTTAGTATCAAGCGGTATGGATGAAGCAACCCTTGATCGAATGACTCGTGAACAATGGCTTGATCAAAGTCTAAGCGATGAAGAAAAACAAACTCAATTAGAACAACTTGCGGATCAATACGAAGAATTACGTAAAGAGTTCGAACAAAAACTTGAAGTACAACGTGGCAAAATTATCCAAGGTGATGATCTAGCACCAGGTGTACTTAAAGTGGTTAAAGTTTATCTTGCTGTTAAACGTCGTATCCAACCTGGGGATAAAATGGCGGGTCGTCACGGTAACAAAGGGGTTATCTCAAAAATTAACCCAATCGAAGACATGCCATACGATGAAAACGGTCAACCTGTTGATATCGTACTAAACCCACTGGGCGTACCTTCTCGTATGAATATCGGTCAGATCTTAGAAACTCACTTAGGCTTAGCGGCTAAAGGTATCGGTGATAAGATCAATGCGATGTTAAAACAAAAACAAAGCGTAGAAAAATTGCGTGAATACATGCAAAAAGCCTACGACCTTGGCGAAGGTGAACAAAAAGTTGATCTTAATACCTTCACTGACGAAGAAGTAATGCGTTTAGCAGAAAACCTACGTAAAGGTTTACCAATCGCAACACCAGTATTCGATGGTGCGGATGAAAAAGAAATCAAAGGTTTATTAGAATTAGGTGATCTTCCAACATCAGGACAAATTACTTTATTCGATGGTCGTACCGGTGAGAAATTTGAACGTCCAGTAACAGTAGGTTACATGTACATGCTCAAATTGAACCACTTAGTTGATGACAAAATGCACGCTCGTTCAACCGGTTCTTACAGCCTTGTTACCCAACAACCATTGGGTGGTAAAGCACAGTTCGGTGGACAACGTTTCGGGGAAATGGAAGTTTGGGCACTTGAAGCTTATGGTGCAGCCTATACCCTACAAGAAATGTTAACCGTGAAATCTGATGACGTGAACGGTCGTACGAAGATGTATAAAAACATCGTTGCGGGCAACCAACAAATGGACCCAGGTACACCGGAATCTTTCAACGTAATTATGAAAGAAATCCGTTCATTAGGTATCAACATCGATCTTGATGAAGAGTAA
- the rplJ gene encoding 50S ribosomal protein L10 yields MALNLQDKQAIVAEVNEAAKGALSVVIADSRGVTVDKMTELRKNAREAGVSMRIVRNTLLRRAVEGTEFECLKDTFVGPTLIAFSNEHPGAAARLFKEFAKANDKFEIKGAAFEGEVRDVEFLATLPTYDEAIARLMATMKEAAAGKLVRTLAALRDKMEEQAA; encoded by the coding sequence ATGGCATTAAATCTTCAAGACAAACAAGCAATTGTTGCCGAAGTAAATGAAGCCGCCAAAGGTGCCCTTTCAGTAGTTATCGCGGACAGCCGTGGTGTTACTGTTGATAAAATGACTGAATTACGTAAAAACGCTCGTGAAGCTGGTGTTTCTATGCGTATCGTTCGTAATACTTTATTACGTCGTGCAGTAGAAGGTACCGAATTCGAATGTTTAAAAGATACGTTTGTAGGTCCTACACTTATCGCTTTTTCTAACGAACACCCAGGTGCAGCAGCACGTTTGTTCAAAGAATTTGCTAAAGCAAACGATAAGTTTGAAATCAAAGGTGCAGCCTTCGAAGGTGAAGTAAGAGATGTTGAATTCTTAGCAACATTACCAACTTACGATGAAGCAATTGCACGTTTAATGGCTACTATGAAAGAAGCTGCGGCAGGCAAACTTGTTCGCACTCTTGCGGCATTACGCGACAAAATGGAAGAACAAGCAGCTTAA